In Saccharicrinis fermentans DSM 9555 = JCM 21142, a genomic segment contains:
- the pdxH gene encoding pyridoxamine 5'-phosphate oxidase, translated as MNRDLSDIRNDFVKKELSEEHLSSDAIEQMKDWLNEAIENHEPEPTAMTLCTVSSSGVPSARIVLLKNIDERGNLWFYTNYSSRKGTDLKDNNHAAVNFFWPGLERQLRITGTVEKLAAEISDGYFESRPVDSQASAIASPQSQVVDSRAQLEQWFNEAKQGKMKRPANWGGYRLQASEIEFWQGRAGRLHDRVRYRHEKEEWVRERLAP; from the coding sequence ATGAATAGAGATTTGTCAGACATAAGGAATGATTTTGTGAAGAAAGAGTTGTCGGAGGAACATTTGAGCAGTGATGCCATCGAGCAAATGAAAGACTGGCTAAATGAGGCCATTGAGAATCATGAGCCTGAGCCAACAGCCATGACACTGTGTACCGTATCTTCTTCAGGTGTACCTTCAGCTCGTATTGTGCTTCTTAAAAATATCGACGAAAGGGGAAATCTGTGGTTTTATACAAACTATAGCAGTAGAAAGGGGACTGATTTAAAGGATAATAATCATGCTGCAGTTAACTTTTTTTGGCCCGGTTTAGAACGGCAACTTAGAATTACCGGGACAGTTGAAAAGTTAGCGGCTGAAATAAGTGATGGTTATTTTGAATCTCGTCCTGTGGATAGTCAGGCAAGTGCAATTGCCTCTCCTCAGAGTCAAGTGGTGGATAGTAGAGCCCAGCTAGAACAGTGGTTTAATGAAGCCAAACAAGGTAAAATGAAAAGGCCGGCAAATTGGGGTGGATATCGCTTACAAGCTTCTGAAATAGAATTCTGGCAAGGAAGGGCAGGACGTTTGCACGATAGGGTAAGGTATCGCCATGAAAAAGAGGAGTGGGTCAGAGAACGTCTAGCTCCATAG